In Paeniglutamicibacter kerguelensis, one genomic interval encodes:
- a CDS encoding NAD-dependent succinate-semialdehyde dehydrogenase, whose amino-acid sequence MTITPEREAALIASVPTGLLINGEWRDASDGGTFDVFDPATGEKLATLASATSEDAMAALDAADAVQASWALTAPRERAEILRRAFDMVTARADDFALLMSLEMGKPVAEARGEVTYGAEFLRWFSEETVRDYGRYLTTPEGKNKMIVQTKPVGPCLLITPWNFPLAMATRKVAPAIAAGCTMVLKPAKLTPLTSQLFAQVMMEAGLPAGVLNVVSSASASKISGPLMADSRLRKVSFTGSTAVGKMLMKDATENVLRTSMELGGNAPFLVFEDADLDAAVEGAMAAKMRNMGEACTAANRFLVHESVAEEFTAKFAAAMGALKTGRGTEPTTNVGPLIDGNARDDVHALVVKAIEAGAVAVTGGAPVDGPGYFYQPTVLTNVANDAEILRQEIFGPVAPITTFRDEAHAIELANASEYGLASYVFTKDHNRLFRVAEKIEFGLVGFNAGVISNAAAPFGGVKQSGLGREGGAEGLAEYTTTQYIGIADPYAV is encoded by the coding sequence ATGACCATTACCCCAGAGCGTGAAGCCGCGCTGATCGCCTCCGTTCCCACCGGCCTGCTGATCAACGGCGAATGGCGCGATGCCTCCGACGGCGGCACCTTCGACGTGTTCGATCCGGCCACCGGTGAAAAGCTTGCCACCCTGGCGAGCGCCACCAGCGAAGACGCCATGGCCGCACTCGACGCCGCGGACGCCGTCCAGGCTTCCTGGGCCCTGACCGCACCGCGCGAACGCGCCGAGATCCTGCGCCGCGCCTTCGACATGGTCACCGCGCGCGCCGACGACTTCGCGCTGCTGATGAGCCTGGAAATGGGCAAGCCGGTGGCGGAAGCCCGCGGCGAGGTCACCTACGGCGCCGAATTCCTGCGTTGGTTCTCCGAGGAGACGGTGCGCGACTACGGCCGCTACCTCACCACCCCCGAGGGCAAGAACAAGATGATCGTGCAGACCAAGCCGGTCGGCCCGTGCCTCTTGATCACCCCGTGGAACTTCCCGCTGGCCATGGCCACCCGCAAGGTTGCCCCGGCGATCGCCGCCGGTTGCACCATGGTGCTCAAGCCCGCCAAGCTCACCCCGCTGACCTCCCAGCTCTTCGCCCAGGTCATGATGGAAGCCGGCCTGCCGGCAGGCGTGCTGAACGTCGTTTCCTCGGCCAGCGCCTCGAAGATCTCCGGCCCGCTGATGGCCGACTCCCGCCTGCGCAAGGTTTCCTTCACCGGTTCCACCGCCGTGGGCAAGATGCTTATGAAGGACGCCACCGAAAACGTGCTGCGCACCTCCATGGAACTGGGCGGCAACGCACCGTTCCTCGTCTTCGAGGACGCCGACCTTGACGCAGCGGTCGAAGGCGCCATGGCGGCCAAGATGCGCAACATGGGCGAGGCCTGCACCGCAGCCAACCGCTTCCTGGTCCACGAATCCGTGGCCGAGGAATTCACCGCCAAGTTCGCGGCAGCCATGGGCGCGCTGAAGACCGGCCGCGGCACCGAGCCGACCACCAACGTCGGCCCGCTGATCGACGGCAACGCCCGCGACGACGTGCACGCACTGGTCGTCAAGGCCATCGAGGCAGGCGCAGTGGCAGTCACCGGCGGCGCACCGGTGGACGGCCCGGGCTACTTCTACCAGCCGACGGTGCTGACCAACGTCGCCAACGACGCCGAGATCCTGCGCCAGGAAATCTTCGGCCCGGTTGCCCCGATCACCACCTTCCGCGACGAGGCACACGCCATCGAACTGGCCAACGCCAGCGAGTACGGTTTGGCTTCCTACGTCTTCACCAAGGACCACAACCGCCTGTTCCGCGTGGCCGAGAAGATCGAATTCGGCCTGGTCGGCTTCAACGCCGGCGTCATCTCCAACGCGGCGGCACCCTTCGGCGGCGTGAAGCAGTCCGGCCTGGGCCGTGAAGGCGGAGCCGAGGGCCTGGCCGAGTACACCACCACCCAGTACATCGGCATCGCCGATCCGTACGCCGTCTAA
- a CDS encoding dolichyl-phosphate-mannose--protein mannosyltransferase has protein sequence MNTASPQTTRRWSIDPDRAFGVQALRDRLIGPVFSPGMWGWIVPLAVTVLAGLLRFTNLNHPHLLIFDETYYVKDAYTMMHAGYELDWGENPNDAFINGHPEPKDTASFVVHPPLGKWLIAGGMWIFGTDNGLGWRFSAALFGTMSVLLVALVAQKLFSSVLLGGLAGGLAAIDGHQIVMSRTGLLDIFLMFFILAGFWALLNDRFDGREKLARALAAVDGKMPDPRLLAYGPWILWRPWRLLAGVMLGCAAGVKWSALSFIAVFGLMTVLWDLSARRRAGIRHWIVGGLVREGIPAFFTIIPTACAVYLATWSGWLATEGGRYRQWAVENPSDTLAWIPAPLRSLAEYHRAAYAFHEGLSSPHGWESSPWSWLFAGRPVLFFYESRGNGEYGCLDASCVQGITDLPNPIMWWAATLSLLLLLFYWIGARDWRAGAILAAIAAGFLPWFAYPERTMFFFYTLPFAPFMVLALTYVVGKLLPPDSQSPWHKRRLLLLGLFLALVVAVSAFFWPIWSGQMVTYENWRIHIWMPSWS, from the coding sequence GTGAACACAGCATCCCCGCAGACCACGCGCCGCTGGTCCATCGACCCCGATCGGGCCTTTGGCGTCCAAGCGCTGCGTGATCGGCTCATCGGGCCGGTCTTCAGCCCCGGGATGTGGGGCTGGATTGTTCCGCTGGCCGTGACGGTGCTTGCGGGCCTGTTGCGCTTCACCAACCTCAACCACCCGCATCTGCTGATCTTCGACGAAACCTATTACGTCAAGGACGCGTACACCATGATGCACGCGGGCTATGAACTGGATTGGGGCGAGAATCCCAACGACGCGTTCATCAACGGGCATCCCGAGCCGAAGGACACAGCTTCCTTTGTGGTGCACCCGCCGCTGGGCAAATGGCTGATCGCGGGCGGCATGTGGATCTTCGGCACGGACAACGGCCTGGGCTGGCGCTTCAGCGCCGCGCTCTTCGGCACCATGTCGGTGCTGCTTGTCGCGTTGGTCGCCCAGAAACTCTTTTCCTCGGTGCTCCTGGGCGGGCTGGCCGGCGGGCTGGCCGCCATCGACGGGCACCAGATCGTCATGTCCCGCACCGGGCTGCTGGACATCTTCCTGATGTTTTTCATCCTCGCCGGATTCTGGGCGCTGCTCAACGACCGCTTCGACGGCCGCGAGAAACTCGCCAGGGCCCTGGCCGCCGTCGACGGGAAAATGCCCGATCCGCGGCTGCTGGCCTACGGCCCCTGGATCCTGTGGCGGCCCTGGCGCCTGCTGGCCGGCGTGATGCTCGGCTGCGCCGCCGGGGTGAAATGGTCGGCACTGTCCTTCATCGCGGTCTTCGGCCTGATGACGGTGCTGTGGGACCTGTCGGCCCGTCGCCGCGCGGGCATCAGGCACTGGATCGTCGGCGGGTTGGTGCGCGAGGGAATCCCCGCGTTCTTCACCATCATCCCCACGGCATGCGCCGTGTACCTGGCGACCTGGAGCGGGTGGCTTGCCACGGAGGGCGGCCGCTACAGGCAGTGGGCGGTGGAGAACCCGTCGGACACCTTGGCCTGGATCCCGGCACCGCTGCGTTCCCTGGCCGAGTACCACCGCGCCGCATACGCCTTCCACGAGGGCCTGAGTTCCCCGCACGGCTGGGAGTCCTCCCCGTGGAGCTGGCTCTTCGCCGGCCGCCCCGTCCTCTTCTTCTATGAGTCGCGCGGCAACGGCGAGTACGGATGCCTGGATGCCAGTTGCGTCCAGGGCATCACCGACCTGCCCAACCCGATCATGTGGTGGGCCGCAACGCTGAGCCTGCTGCTGCTGCTCTTCTACTGGATCGGCGCCCGGGATTGGCGCGCCGGGGCGATCCTTGCGGCCATCGCCGCCGGGTTCCTGCCGTGGTTCGCCTACCCCGAACGAACCATGTTCTTCTTCTACACGCTGCCCTTTGCACCGTTCATGGTGCTGGCGCTGACCTATGTGGTGGGCAAGTTGCTGCCCCCGGACTCGCAATCCCCGTGGCACAAGCGCCGCCTGCTCCTGCTGGGTCTGTTCCTGGCCTTGGTCGTTGCCGTGTCCGCTTTCTTCTGGCCGATCTGGTCCGGACAGATGGTCACCTACGAGAACTGGCGCATCCACATCTGGATGCCAAGCTGGTCCTAG
- a CDS encoding TatD family hydrolase, with product MAKGSGGAKGGGAHGVPEAYLPAANQEGADGELARSSENEQGKKRNLHYPPAPEPLPFGVPDNHTHLDFRDGLVNVSVAQALDAANAVGVPGVIQVGCDVESSEFAVRAASEDRRVLAAVAIHPNDAADLAASGGLDAAIARIEALAGHERVRAVGETGLDYFRTGPEGRPAQEASFREHIRIARENGKALQIHDRDAHLDVVRVLESEELPEHVVFHCFSGDAALAEICNANGWFLSFSGTVTFKNSLDLREALSVARPELVLVETDAPYLTPHPYRGRPNASYLIPQTVRFMADHVDVELEEYCRTLAENTQRAYGAF from the coding sequence ATGGCCAAGGGCAGTGGCGGCGCTAAGGGCGGGGGCGCCCACGGGGTTCCCGAGGCATACCTGCCCGCGGCGAATCAGGAAGGCGCGGACGGGGAACTTGCCCGCAGCAGCGAAAACGAGCAGGGCAAGAAGCGAAACCTCCACTACCCGCCCGCACCGGAACCCCTGCCATTCGGCGTTCCCGACAATCACACCCACTTGGATTTCCGTGACGGCCTGGTCAACGTCAGCGTTGCGCAGGCGCTGGACGCGGCAAATGCCGTCGGGGTCCCCGGGGTGATCCAGGTCGGTTGCGATGTCGAGTCGTCTGAATTCGCGGTGCGCGCCGCCAGCGAGGACCGCAGGGTCCTGGCCGCCGTGGCAATCCACCCCAATGACGCGGCGGATCTTGCCGCAAGCGGAGGGCTTGATGCCGCGATCGCCAGGATTGAGGCGCTCGCCGGCCATGAGCGAGTCCGTGCCGTCGGGGAAACGGGACTGGACTATTTCCGCACGGGCCCCGAGGGGCGTCCGGCGCAGGAGGCCTCCTTCCGCGAGCACATCCGCATTGCCAGGGAAAATGGAAAGGCACTCCAAATCCACGATCGTGACGCACATCTCGATGTGGTGCGTGTCCTTGAAAGTGAAGAGCTGCCGGAACACGTGGTCTTCCACTGCTTCTCGGGGGACGCTGCGTTGGCAGAAATTTGCAACGCCAATGGTTGGTTCCTCTCGTTCTCCGGAACCGTGACGTTCAAGAACTCCCTTGACCTTCGTGAAGCATTGTCGGTGGCCAGGCCGGAATTGGTGCTGGTGGAAACCGACGCCCCGTACCTCACCCCGCACCCGTACCGGGGGCGGCCAAACGCCAGCTACCTGATCCCGCAAACCGTGCGTTTCATGGCCGACCATGTGGATGTCGAGCTGGAGGAATACTGCCGGACGCTCGCCGAAAACACGCAGCGCGCCTACGGCGCCTTTTAG
- a CDS encoding AAA family ATPase, with product MSLSTEPQILSADEFGRVCEQVLSSIATVIDGKAEVARTALIVLLAQGHLLLEDVPGVGKTMLAKTLAKTVDCTVHRIQFTPDLLPSDVTGVSIFNQDTHEFQFRPGPVFAHIVIGDEINRANAKTQSALLECMEEGQVTVDGITHPLGNPFMVIATQNPIELEGTFPLPEAQRDRFMAKISMGYPDAAAEMSMLESHQSTSPLDKVRPVLDLATLHTLINTVAAVFVSEPVKEYIVALGRATREHGEIRLGASPRSLLQLLRAAKAEAALNARDYVLPEDVRTIATDVLGHRLILHRRAEAAGTNAESLLAAILNSIPVRAGARG from the coding sequence ATGTCGCTATCCACCGAGCCCCAGATCTTGTCGGCCGATGAATTTGGCCGCGTCTGTGAACAGGTCTTGTCCAGCATCGCCACGGTGATCGACGGCAAGGCCGAGGTGGCACGCACTGCCCTGATTGTCCTGCTCGCCCAGGGTCACCTGCTTCTGGAGGATGTTCCCGGCGTTGGGAAAACCATGCTTGCCAAGACCCTGGCCAAGACCGTCGACTGCACGGTCCACCGCATCCAGTTCACCCCGGACCTGTTGCCCTCGGATGTCACGGGTGTTTCGATTTTCAACCAGGACACCCACGAGTTCCAGTTCCGCCCCGGGCCGGTTTTCGCGCACATTGTCATCGGCGACGAGATCAACCGCGCCAATGCCAAGACGCAGTCCGCGCTGCTCGAGTGCATGGAAGAAGGGCAGGTGACCGTCGACGGCATCACCCATCCCCTGGGCAACCCCTTCATGGTGATCGCGACGCAAAACCCCATCGAGCTGGAGGGCACGTTCCCGCTGCCCGAAGCGCAGCGGGACCGTTTCATGGCCAAGATCTCCATGGGATACCCCGACGCCGCGGCGGAAATGTCGATGCTCGAGTCCCACCAATCCACCTCTCCCTTGGACAAGGTCCGCCCCGTGCTGGACCTGGCGACCTTGCACACGCTGATCAACACCGTGGCGGCGGTGTTCGTTTCGGAGCCGGTCAAGGAGTACATCGTTGCCCTGGGCCGGGCCACCCGCGAACACGGCGAGATCCGGTTGGGAGCCTCCCCGCGTTCCCTGTTGCAGCTGCTGCGCGCCGCAAAGGCCGAGGCCGCATTGAATGCCAGGGATTACGTCCTGCCCGAAGACGTACGGACCATCGCCACCGACGTCTTGGGGCACCGCCTGATATTGCACCGCCGAGCCGAAGCCGCCGGCACCAACGCCGAATCGTTGCTTGCCGCCATCCTCAACTCCATCCCGGTTCGTGCCGGTGCCCGCGGATAA
- a CDS encoding transglutaminase TgpA family protein, whose product MSTPTLDQPRATDNLHVPPPARRDLRAAAPLFFAAFATVLATLGAAAGLHGVISDWGWLTQVTAVVLAIVLATNLARYLAAPRMLVPGVGLLAGAFTLTFLFFSNTAWLGFIPTSSTYRALLHVWSMANEQMGSQVPPVQTTGVIVFSVTLWAAVVALAVDTLAFTLRAAATAGIPLSLLLLVASLFEPRGAGIGSVTVTAIGYLLLLAAARWLESGPSTRKGRRLAVELVGEGGNGHAMAARKPGSSWIQGSVIIAGAVASLLVLPLAVPGFTKGMMVEGTRPSWGGVATNIDPMIALGNDLRNNTPGTVLRYYTNDTEPLYLRTSVIGNLQGSKWEPDDALLRVPVTEPLTMPTIPTMYGVVRDSVTRVVTDKYRGVWLPMPGNPVLVSGLPGNWRWSPDTGTILAGTNEPMAAQDYTTLSQMPEITAEELTDWTDANQEGFFGSVDQVYSRMPDDSPESLFTATAKAIAGSEDASPFEQAAAIQKHLRSGAFTYSEKTPVEDGYDGSGMQVIEAFLEEKAGYCVHFASTMAMMARTLGIPSRIVTGYAPGSATGNSVPGSNGTTLNEFTVSSRNAHAWPELYFPGAGWVPFEPTPGRGVPPAYAPAATAQNPSLGADPRQTNPTSKKPAATSSSAVSSAPAVAVGSETVKGTPSPWPLLTVLVVLLVAAIPLAVRSAHRRKRLRGIDVSGTDAAAAWDELVALGLDYSKPMRQDDSAGDYARRLATLLPEAKTQLLLLARTYERQRYASSQGSAVQGPALREALDSVEKAFAARLSPGARFAVRLWPRSIFAPRPLDSGSYTVSR is encoded by the coding sequence ATGAGCACCCCCACCCTCGACCAACCGCGAGCCACGGACAACCTCCACGTCCCTCCCCCGGCCCGCCGGGATCTCCGGGCGGCGGCTCCGCTGTTTTTTGCGGCGTTTGCCACGGTGCTGGCCACGCTCGGTGCGGCGGCCGGACTCCACGGGGTCATCAGCGACTGGGGATGGCTGACCCAGGTGACGGCGGTGGTGCTGGCGATTGTGCTGGCCACGAACCTGGCCCGCTATCTGGCAGCCCCCCGGATGCTCGTTCCCGGGGTCGGACTGCTTGCAGGTGCCTTCACCCTGACCTTCCTGTTCTTTTCGAACACCGCTTGGCTTGGTTTCATCCCCACGTCCTCAACCTATCGGGCGCTGCTGCATGTCTGGTCCATGGCCAACGAGCAAATGGGGTCCCAGGTGCCCCCGGTGCAAACCACGGGCGTCATCGTTTTTTCCGTGACGCTGTGGGCGGCCGTTGTTGCCCTGGCCGTGGACACGCTCGCCTTTACGCTTCGGGCCGCGGCCACGGCCGGCATCCCCCTGTCGCTGTTGTTGCTCGTTGCCTCGCTGTTCGAACCGCGTGGTGCCGGCATCGGTTCCGTCACCGTGACCGCGATCGGGTACCTGCTGCTCTTGGCCGCAGCCCGGTGGCTTGAGTCCGGACCGTCCACACGCAAAGGCCGGCGCCTGGCCGTCGAGCTGGTCGGCGAAGGCGGGAACGGCCATGCAATGGCCGCCCGCAAGCCGGGGAGTTCGTGGATCCAGGGTTCGGTGATCATCGCCGGCGCGGTGGCGAGCCTGCTGGTGTTGCCCCTGGCCGTCCCCGGGTTCACCAAGGGCATGATGGTGGAGGGCACCAGGCCTTCCTGGGGCGGAGTCGCAACCAACATCGATCCGATGATCGCCCTGGGGAACGACCTGCGCAACAACACCCCCGGAACGGTTCTGCGGTACTACACCAACGACACGGAGCCCCTGTACCTGCGCACCTCGGTGATCGGGAACCTTCAAGGCAGCAAATGGGAGCCGGATGACGCCCTGCTCCGCGTGCCCGTCACGGAGCCGCTGACAATGCCCACGATTCCCACGATGTATGGCGTCGTGAGGGACTCCGTGACCCGCGTCGTGACCGACAAGTACCGCGGCGTGTGGCTGCCGATGCCCGGCAATCCTGTGCTCGTCAGCGGGCTGCCCGGCAATTGGCGTTGGAGCCCGGATACCGGAACCATTCTTGCGGGCACGAACGAGCCGATGGCGGCCCAGGACTACACGACGTTGAGCCAGATGCCGGAGATCACGGCCGAAGAGCTCACCGACTGGACCGACGCGAACCAAGAGGGATTCTTCGGCTCGGTCGACCAGGTGTACTCGCGAATGCCGGACGACTCGCCGGAATCCCTGTTTACGGCAACGGCGAAGGCCATTGCCGGATCCGAAGACGCGTCCCCCTTTGAACAGGCCGCCGCCATCCAGAAGCACCTGCGTTCGGGTGCCTTCACGTACTCGGAGAAGACCCCTGTCGAGGACGGCTACGACGGCAGCGGCATGCAGGTGATCGAGGCCTTCCTTGAGGAAAAGGCCGGCTATTGTGTGCATTTTGCGTCGACCATGGCCATGATGGCCCGCACGCTGGGCATTCCCAGCCGCATTGTCACCGGGTACGCCCCCGGAAGCGCCACAGGCAACAGCGTTCCTGGCAGCAACGGGACCACGCTGAACGAATTCACCGTCAGTTCCCGCAACGCCCACGCATGGCCGGAACTGTACTTCCCCGGCGCGGGTTGGGTTCCCTTCGAGCCCACCCCGGGACGCGGCGTACCGCCGGCCTACGCACCGGCGGCTACCGCCCAGAATCCATCCCTGGGAGCCGATCCGCGACAGACGAACCCGACCTCGAAAAAACCGGCAGCAACCTCGTCCAGCGCCGTTTCCAGCGCACCGGCAGTCGCTGTCGGCAGCGAAACCGTGAAGGGAACCCCTTCTCCGTGGCCGTTGCTCACGGTGTTGGTGGTTCTTCTGGTTGCCGCGATTCCGTTGGCTGTCAGGAGCGCCCACCGCAGAAAGCGATTGCGCGGAATCGACGTTTCCGGCACCGACGCGGCGGCCGCTTGGGACGAACTTGTGGCGTTGGGGCTGGACTATTCCAAGCCCATGCGGCAGGACGATTCCGCCGGGGACTACGCCCGGCGGCTGGCCACGTTGCTTCCGGAGGCCAAGACGCAGTTGTTGTTGCTCGCCCGAACCTATGAGAGGCAGCGCTACGCTTCCTCCCAGGGGTCCGCCGTTCAGGGGCCGGCCCTGCGCGAGGCCCTGGACTCGGTGGAAAAGGCTTTCGCCGCCCGGCTGTCCCCCGGCGCCCGGTTCGCCGTTCGGCTGTGGCCGCGTTCGATCTTTGCTCCGCGACCGCTGGATTCCGGCAGCTACACGGTATCCAGATAG
- the rsmI gene encoding 16S rRNA (cytidine(1402)-2'-O)-methyltransferase: METQEKSGQIVLAATPIGNLSDASPRLIELMKSADVVAAEDTRRFLHLAQGLGVRVPGRLISYHEHNETHRLAELLELVAGGATILVVSDAGMPAVSDPGFKLVEAAVAAGVTVTAVPGPSAVLTALALSGLPTDRFTFEGFLPRKAGERAKRLEDLATEQRTMVFFEAPHRLDAMIRALRDAFGAERPGAIARELTKMYEEVIRGNLGELLLWAEGEVRGEIAVVIGGAPAGEPARAVDHVAQVQQLVTEGLRLKEAVAAVAEKERVSKRELYTAVLEARA; encoded by the coding sequence GTGGAAACTCAAGAAAAGTCGGGCCAGATTGTGCTGGCGGCAACCCCCATTGGAAACCTGTCCGACGCCTCCCCGCGGCTGATCGAACTCATGAAGAGCGCCGACGTCGTCGCGGCCGAGGACACCCGGCGCTTCCTGCATCTGGCCCAGGGCCTGGGCGTGCGTGTTCCGGGACGCTTGATCAGCTACCACGAACACAACGAGACCCATCGCCTGGCCGAACTGCTTGAGCTGGTTGCCGGCGGCGCGACGATCCTGGTGGTCTCGGATGCGGGAATGCCCGCCGTCTCCGACCCGGGTTTCAAGCTGGTGGAGGCCGCCGTGGCCGCGGGCGTCACCGTCACCGCCGTTCCCGGCCCCTCGGCCGTGCTGACGGCGCTGGCACTTTCGGGCCTGCCCACCGACCGGTTCACCTTCGAGGGTTTCCTGCCGCGCAAGGCCGGGGAGCGTGCCAAGCGCCTGGAGGACCTGGCCACCGAGCAGCGCACCATGGTGTTCTTCGAGGCACCGCACCGCCTGGATGCAATGATCCGCGCGCTGCGCGACGCCTTCGGGGCCGAGCGCCCCGGTGCGATCGCCCGCGAACTGACCAAGATGTATGAGGAAGTCATCCGCGGAAACCTCGGCGAGCTGCTGCTCTGGGCCGAGGGCGAGGTCCGCGGCGAGATCGCCGTGGTCATCGGCGGTGCCCCGGCCGGGGAACCCGCCCGCGCCGTCGACCACGTGGCGCAGGTGCAACAACTCGTCACGGAGGGCCTGCGCCTGAAGGAAGCGGTGGCGGCCGTCGCCGAAAAGGAGCGCGTCTCCAAGCGCGAGTTGTATACCGCGGTCCTCGAAGCCCGCGCCTAG
- a CDS encoding transglycosylase family protein — MKIGAQAAVLTALILGLVTFVGGNKTVAVAIDGQSQSVSTRAATVADVLKDSQIEVSSLDAVSPALETAVADGASIDIKRNKTVQVSIDGVDRVVHTTGLTVADVLEQLDVESDAAIAQRPALELADLSTAIDISTPKVVTIKVDGDTKNLDTTAATVADVLAEAKVKLGKDDELSVKPAAEVTENQKIKVTRVENKKVKETEPIAHGTKTVKDAKALEGTKKTVTKGVDGERTLTYAVTLRNGKEADKELVSEKVTTKPVEEEISIGTKAKPKPKAATKAPGSVSATWKALAKCESGGNWSINSGNGYYGGLQFSASSWAGAGGTKYAALPHQATAAEQVATAEKLRKSGGWGHWPACSSKLGLR; from the coding sequence GTGAAAATCGGCGCGCAAGCAGCCGTCCTAACCGCGTTGATCCTCGGTCTTGTCACGTTTGTCGGTGGCAACAAGACCGTCGCCGTGGCAATTGACGGTCAGAGCCAAAGCGTATCCACCCGAGCCGCGACAGTGGCCGATGTCCTGAAGGACTCGCAGATCGAGGTCTCCAGCCTCGATGCGGTTTCGCCGGCCCTTGAGACGGCCGTTGCCGATGGGGCATCCATCGACATCAAGCGAAACAAGACGGTGCAGGTCAGCATCGATGGTGTCGACCGCGTGGTTCACACCACCGGCCTGACCGTTGCCGACGTCCTCGAGCAGCTTGATGTGGAATCCGACGCGGCGATCGCACAGCGTCCGGCACTTGAGCTTGCGGACCTGAGCACCGCGATCGACATTTCCACTCCCAAGGTAGTGACGATCAAGGTCGACGGCGACACCAAGAATCTTGACACCACGGCCGCCACGGTTGCCGATGTATTGGCCGAGGCCAAGGTGAAGCTCGGGAAGGACGACGAGCTCAGCGTCAAGCCTGCTGCCGAGGTCACCGAGAACCAGAAGATCAAGGTCACTCGCGTGGAGAACAAGAAGGTCAAGGAAACCGAGCCGATAGCCCATGGCACCAAGACCGTCAAGGACGCCAAGGCACTTGAAGGCACCAAAAAGACCGTGACCAAGGGCGTCGACGGCGAGCGAACCCTCACCTACGCGGTCACCCTGCGCAACGGCAAGGAAGCCGACAAGGAACTGGTCAGCGAGAAGGTCACCACCAAGCCGGTGGAAGAAGAAATCTCCATCGGAACCAAGGCCAAGCCCAAGCCCAAGGCGGCCACCAAGGCCCCCGGAAGCGTTTCGGCCACCTGGAAGGCCCTGGCCAAGTGCGAATCCGGCGGCAACTGGTCGATCAACTCCGGCAACGGCTACTACGGCGGCCTGCAGTTCTCCGCCAGCAGCTGGGCCGGCGCGGGCGGCACCAAGTACGCCGCGCTTCCGCACCAGGCAACCGCCGCCGAACAGGTGGCAACTGCCGAGAAGCTGCGCAAGAGCGGCGGCTGGGGCCACTGGCCGGCCTGCTCGAGCAAGCTGGGCCTGCGCTAG
- a CDS encoding DUF58 domain-containing protein: MSLPDPGPTEFRESPHNGRWTRDEPPATLRERVHLGFLTARGWGLFATGVVALAGAWLLGRRELMTIALFLILTPLLAAFLLRYGRSPITVTRTFNPSVAVTDSGLRVRLRITHRGRSPGILPLSDTLPQDFGHGPEFTYPSRTAVVQGGVSSSHYEYRLRLASRGIYPIGPIKAQVTDPFGLATRPAALDKPSALVAMPQIESLEPGGLPGERGAHGQASSNRQLTPDSFDVMTRDYRDGDSVRRIHWPATARRGSVMVRQEDYRATPRAVIVLDRSRAAFLPHGVGSETGLEIPQYTSAPKHSTQRFEWALQGALGIGAYLSHSGFGIEMIDHQARPVNQVSASGSDDGAEVFGGSHAVEDMQGALAALGLEDPPSRHVSESALTTALKTRLRTHGDRLVLLLGDVSPATADAWIDSVGGRRKVAVMCVVHRPEQAQPVITRFRQAGWSAVAVSPRTSLAEAWNDLSRQS, translated from the coding sequence ATGAGCCTGCCGGATCCAGGACCCACCGAATTCCGCGAGTCCCCGCACAATGGCCGGTGGACTCGTGACGAGCCGCCGGCAACACTGCGGGAGCGCGTCCACCTGGGATTCCTCACGGCACGCGGCTGGGGTTTGTTTGCCACCGGCGTCGTAGCCCTGGCGGGTGCTTGGCTGCTGGGTCGCCGCGAGCTGATGACCATCGCCCTGTTCCTGATCCTCACACCCCTGCTGGCAGCTTTCCTGCTGCGCTACGGGCGGTCGCCGATCACGGTGACCCGAACGTTCAATCCGAGCGTGGCCGTCACGGACTCCGGCCTCCGGGTCAGGCTCCGCATCACCCACCGCGGCCGCTCCCCCGGCATCCTGCCCTTGAGCGACACCCTGCCGCAGGACTTCGGACACGGGCCGGAGTTCACCTACCCGTCGCGGACCGCCGTGGTCCAGGGCGGGGTATCCAGCAGCCACTACGAATACCGCCTCCGTCTGGCCTCCCGCGGCATCTACCCCATCGGTCCCATCAAGGCACAGGTCACCGATCCATTTGGCTTGGCCACGCGCCCGGCTGCCCTGGACAAGCCCAGCGCCCTGGTGGCGATGCCGCAGATCGAGTCCCTGGAGCCAGGCGGGCTGCCCGGAGAGCGCGGGGCCCACGGCCAGGCGAGCTCCAACCGCCAGCTGACCCCCGATTCCTTCGACGTCATGACCCGGGACTACCGGGACGGGGATTCGGTGCGCCGCATCCACTGGCCGGCCACAGCCAGGCGCGGTTCCGTCATGGTGCGCCAGGAGGACTACCGGGCAACCCCGCGTGCGGTCATCGTGCTTGACCGTTCGCGTGCGGCATTCCTCCCCCACGGCGTCGGTTCCGAAACGGGCCTGGAGATCCCGCAATACACCTCGGCGCCCAAGCATTCCACCCAAAGGTTCGAGTGGGCGCTGCAGGGGGCACTGGGCATTGGCGCATATCTGTCGCACTCCGGATTTGGCATCGAAATGATCGACCACCAGGCCCGGCCCGTCAACCAGGTCTCGGCTTCCGGATCCGACGACGGCGCCGAGGTCTTCGGCGGTTCCCATGCCGTCGAGGACATGCAGGGCGCGCTTGCGGCGCTGGGACTTGAGGATCCGCCCTCCCGGCACGTCTCCGAGTCGGCGCTGACCACCGCGTTGAAAACCCGTTTGCGGACGCACGGCGACAGGCTCGTGCTGTTGCTCGGCGATGTGTCCCCGGCGACCGCCGACGCCTGGATCGATTCGGTGGGTGGGCGCCGCAAGGTCGCGGTCATGTGCGTTGTGCACCGGCCGGAGCAGGCCCAGCCAGTCATCACACGATTCAGGCAGGCAGGCTGGTCCGCCGTGGCAGTCTCCCCCCGGACCTCGCTGGCCGAGGCCTGGAACGACCTAAGCAGGCAGTCATGA